The stretch of DNA GCAGCAAACGTTTGAAGGATTTCTTAGAATAAGTTAAATTCAAGGGCCGGGTTTTTCCCGGCTTTTTTTCGTGCAAAAAAGCAGGATAATCCTTGCCGGTCACGAATAGTATTGTGTATTGGGGTGTGAAGCAGGTTGAAACAAACGAAAAAAGACATTATTATTCAGGAAATACTTCTCTGGAAAGACAATCAAATGCTGCCTCCACATTATTGTGATTATTTACTAGCGCTTTATACACAAGGAACAGAATTTACAGAAGCAGGAAGACGCGCCCGATTGAAGCGAATTCACATGTCAACTGCACTGCTTGCACTGCTTTTATTGCCAGTTGCTGTATGTATTCTCTATTTTACGGAATTGTCTTTTCTTTTGCAAACAGTGATTTTGACAAGTTTTGTCGGAAGCCTGCTGCTGCTGGCCATTTATTTTTCACGCCAAAAAGTGCTGGCGCCTATGCTTTTTTTAGGTGCTGCAGTCCTGCTTTTGCTGCTCTCCTTGGAATTAAATACCCGGATTTTTCATGATCATCCTTATACTTTATATGGGCTTCTTGCTGTGAATTGTCTGCTTTGGATTTTTACCGGTGTAAAGCTCAAGCTGTTTTACTTTTCTATTTCCGGTGGATTAGGCCTTATCGTGCTTCTCTTTTTCTGGCTGCAATATTAAAAGGGCAGCTGAATGGTCTGCCACAAACGGAAAAACTTTAAAGTAAGCCTTTTCGTAACCTTTATTTTCAAGTAAAATAATAAGTGTTTGTACTTTTCAGTTTTCTTTTTACATAAAAAGAGAGGGGGAAACAGCATGAATCGTAATCCGCTAATTCCATTTTTATTAATTGCGGTATTCGGACTCGGATTGATGTTCTTTTTGTCGTTGGATGGAATTGATAACGCAGAAGAAAGAGCCGAGGAAGAAAAGGCAGAAGAAGGCGGCGGTGAAACAGCGGCAGGGGGAGAATTTGATCCGGAGGCTCATTATAAGTCCTCTTGCATCAGCTGTCATGGCAGCAACTATGAAGGCGGTGCAGGCCCGTCGCTCGTTGGAGTAGGAGAAAAGCTTTCCCAGGAAGAAATTCAAGATATTGTGGTAAACGGTAAAGGCGGTATGCCGCCAGGTCTTGTTCCCCAGGAAAACGCCGAGGCGATGGCAGCCTGGGTGGCTGAAATTAAATAATAACATTCCACAAAGGCCTTTCTATATGCGAAGGCCTTTTTTCTTTTGAAATGTGATAAGATAGGAAAGAATTTTAATAAAAAGCGGTGAACATATATGAATAGCAATCAGTTATCAAAAAGACTCGAAACGGTTGTTTCGTTTATTGCACCAGCCAGAACAATCGCGGATATCGGCTCAGACCATGCTTATCTGCCCTGTTATGCGGTGAAAAAAAACCTGGTAGACCAGGCTGTGGCAGGAGAAGTGGTAGAAGGCCCTTTTCAGTCTGCGAGACGGCAGGTACTGTCAGAAGGGTTATCAGAGAAAGTTGATGTGCGTAAAGGAAACGGACTCGCCGTGCTCGAAGCGGGAGAAGTGGAGTGCATCACGATTGCAGGAATGGGAGGTCCGCTGATCGCATCGATTTTAGAAGAAGGAAAGAGCAAGCTTGCCGGCGTTGCAAAGCTCGTTCTGCAGCCGAATATTGCCGGCCATGCAGTTCGGGAATGGCTTGATACAAATGGCTGGACCATCGAACAAGAAGCCATTTTAGAAGAAGATGGCCAATTGTATGAGGTGATTAGCGCTACAGCCGGCTCGTCACGTGCTTTATCGCCGAAGGAATTGCTCTTTGGACCGTCCTTGATGAAGCAGAAAAACAACGCATTCCGGCTGAAATGGCAGCGGGAACTTGACCAAATTAACCATGTTCTCAGCCGTTTAACAGATGCCCAGCATACAGAGGGCACCGAAAGAAAGAAAAGCGAGTTAAAACAAAAAAAACAGTGGATTGAGGAAGTGATCGCCGATGAAAACGCCTAACGGACACGAGATTATTGGGTTGTTTGAACGATTTTCACCCAAATCTTATGCAATGGAGGGAGACAAAGTCGGGTTGCAGATCGGCCGCTTAAACAAGCCGTGCAAAAAAGTTATGATTGCACTGGATGTTCTTGAAAGCGTCGTGGATGAAGCGATCGAAGAAAACATTGATTTGATTATAGCCCATCATCCGCTTATTTACCGGCCGCTTGGTGCCATTCAAACGGACCAGACAGCAGGAAGAGTCATTGAAAAGCTGATTAAGCATGATATTGCGGTATACGCTGCTCATACGAATTTGGATGTAGCGAAAGGCGGAGTAAATGACCTGCTGGCTTCCGCTCTTCACTTAACAAATACAGAAGTGCTCGTGCCGACCATAGCTGAAGAGTTGAGAAAGCTGGCCGTTTTTGTGCCGCTCGATCAGGCAGAGGCCGTAAGAGAGGCGCTCGGTAAAGCAGGCGCTGGAGCGCTTGGAAATTATCAAAACTGTTCTTTTTCTCAACAAGGAGAAGGGCGTTTTCAGCCTGGTGAAGAAGCTGAGCCTTTTATCGGCCAAGCCGGCGGCCGCTTAGAAACAGTACAGGAAGAAAAAATCGAAGTGATTTATCCTGCTCACATAGAGAAGAAAGTGCTCAGTGCCATGCTTAAAGCCCATCCATATGAAGAGCCAGCTTATGATATTTATCCTCTTCAAAACAAAGGAGAACAGCTTGGACTTGGCCGTATCGGCCTGCTTCCACAGGAAATGACACTGGAGCAGTTTGCTATGCATGTGAAAGAGTCATTACAATCTGGAGGCGTAAGAGTAGTCGGTGATAAAGCACGTCTTGTCCGTAAAGTAGCCGTATTGGGCGGAGACGGCAACAAATACTGGCAGACGGCGCTGCGTAAAGGGGCAGACGTGTATGTAACAGGTGATTTTTATTATCACACTGCGCATGACGCAGATGCTGAAGGCCTCGCTGTTGTCGATCCGGGGCATAACGTAGAGAAAGTGATGAAAAAAGGCGTAGCAGCCCTTCTTCACGAGCAGGCCTCCAAACAAAAATGGACTGTTGAATTTGTGGCTTCTGCCGTTGAAACAGACCCTTTTCAATTTATGTAAATGAAAAAGCAGCTCCAATAACGGAGCTGCTTTCAGGATGTTGACAAACGCCCGCTTTCGGGGTCACTTGCCGGCTGCGCTCCTGGAAAGGCAGACGTTTTCAATCAGCCTGCTTTCTAACTTTGTCTATACTTTAAAAGCAGCTCCTTAAACGGAGCTGCTTTTTTAACGTGAGGTTAACGTCGATTTTTTTACTTTAGGCAAAATTTTCTCAAGCGGTACTTTTCGCTCGCGTACCCAGGTTGATTCATCTTTGGGGTCAAATGCTTCTAAAAACTGAATCACTTCTTTTACGATAGGTGTTGGTGTAGAAGCGCCGGCGGTGACAGCCACTGTTTCGGCATCTTTAAGCCAGTCAATATTAATTTCAGAAACATCAGACACCCGGTATGCAGTGGTGCCAGCAATTTCAATAGACACCTGCGCAAGCCGATTGGAGTTATTGCTTTTCGGATCTCCTACGACAATCAGTACATCTGCTTCACCGGCTTGTTCAGCCACTGCTTCCTGCCGCACTTGCGTTGCAAGGCAGATTTCTTTATGCATTTCTGCATGTGGATACTTTTCTTTGATCGCATCCATAATATCAATAACATCCCATTGGCTCATGGTTGTTTGGTTTGTAACGATAATTTTATCATTTTTCATGTCCAGCGCCTTAACATCGTCTGCATTTTCCACAAGGTGAACAATTTCCGGTGCCACCCCAACGGCGCCTTCCGGTTCCGGATGCCCTTTTTTGCCGATGTAAATCACATGATAGCCTTCTGCTTTTTTAGCCCGGATTAAATCATGGGTAACGGTAACATCCGGACAGGTTGCATCGATTGTCGTTAAGTTTTTTTGGCGGGCAATTTCCCGTACTTCCGGCGACACACCGTGAGCCGTGAAAATGATTGTGCCTTCTGATACCTGCTCAATAATGTCTTTTCGGTTTTTTCCGTCAAGGGTAATGATGCCTTCCGCTTCAAAAGCATCTGTAACATGTTTGTTGTGTACAATCATGCCTAAAATATAAATCGGACGCGGCAATGTTTTATCAAGAGCGGCGTTACGGGCAATAACCATTGCATCAACAACACCGTAACAGTAACCGCGTGGTGAAATTTTTATTATTTTCATACAGCATCCTCCTCCAGCTTCTCACTTTATTATAAAGGAGAAAGCAGGGAAAACAAAGCGATCAATCAAGCCGGCCCGGAAACCAGGGCACAGACTCAGCTGTCCGCTTTTTTTCACGCTGTGGAGGCGGAGTGCTTGCCGCTTCTTCTACTTCTTGCTGCGGATCGCTTTCAGGGTCCGGCATGGATTGAACGGTCCGGTAAAGCCTCCACATAGCCGGAAGGTTTTTAACAAGCGGGCCGTACTGTTCAATCAACGGCCTCATCTGTTCAGCAGTCGCCATGACATGTCTGGCTTGTTCCAGCCATCGTCCCGATTTTGCGGCTGTACCGAAGAACGGAGGCATTGGCGGCTGAACAGGCGGGTGGGTAGGGGGAGGAGTATAAAAAAATCCACGTCTGGCATTCGGTGCATATCGAGGCAGCAACGTAGTCACCCTTTCCTTTTTCTCTATCGTATTCATATTGGAAAGATCATGTGCGTAAACCTTCTTTTGCTTTCTTGACGCTTTTAGTATATTATCGTAACGTGCATAAACTTTGAACGTGAAAGGAATTTGATGCCATATGGCAAACTATACATTTGAACAATACGGTCTAAAGCCGTTTATTTATAAAGGAATCGAAGCGCTGCGCTTCAAAGAGCCTACGCCAATTCAACGTAATATGATTCCGCTTATCCTAAAAGGGGAAAGTGCGATTGGCCAATCGCAGACGGGAACAGGAAAAACCCATTCTTATGTTCTGCCTATCCTAAACCGGATTCAAGCAGATAAAAGAGAGGTACAGGCTGTGGTAACCGCGCCGACACGGGAGCTGGCAACCCAGATTTATCAAGCCTTTCAAAAAGTAGCAAAAGAATCGGAAGAAGAAATTGCAGTACGCCACTTTGTTGGCGGCACGGATAAAAAGCGGGATGTTGAGCGATTAAAAAGCCCGCCTCATATTATGGTCGGGACACCCGGAAGAATTGCAGACCTGATTGGCGACAATGCCGTTTCTGTTCACAAAGCGGACATGCTGGTTGTCGATGAAGCAGATTTAATGCTTGATATGGGTTTTATTAATGATGTGGACCGGATCGCTTCCGGCATGCCTGAACAGCTCGGCATGTTCGTTTTTTCTGCTACGATCCCTCAAAAACTAAAACCGTTTTTGAAAAAGTATATGGAAAACCCGGAATACGTACACATTGAGCCGAAGCGGGCGTCCGCGGCCAATATTGAACATTTGCTTGTACCGGCAAAAAGCCGTGATAAAGTAGACGTTGTGTATGATCTACTGCAAGCCTTTAATCCGTATCTGGCTGTTGTATTCACAAACACGAAGCAAAAAGCGGATGAAGTAGCGGATAAGCTGGCGGCAAAAGGCTTGAAAACCGGTCGTATCCACGGTGACCTGCCGCCTCGTGAACGGAAAAAAATGATGAAGCAGGTTCATGACCTTGAGTACCGTTATATTGTCGCAACAGACCTTGCTGCCCGCGGTATTGATATCGAAGGCGTTAGTCATGTAATCAATTATGAGCTGCCAGCAGATCTTGACTTTTACATTCACCGGGCAGGCCGTACAGCCCGTGCCGGTGCATCCGGCATTTGTGCAACAGTTTATCTTCCGGCTGATGAAGATGCGATCGCAAAACTGGAAAAACGCGATATTACGTTTTCGAATGGTGATATCAAAGGTGGAGAAATCGTTGAAACAGCCGATCGTAATCGCCGTAAAAAACGGGAGAAAAAAGAAGATACGATCAATCCGAAAGTCAGAGCGGTCACAAGCCGCCCGCAAAAAGTGAAGCCGGGCTATAAAAAGAAACGGAAAATGGAAGTAGCAAAAATTGAAAAACGCCAGCGCCGTATTGACGCCCGCAATAAAAAGTAACAGGGAGTTTAAGGATGTTGAAAATTGGATCACATGTTTCGATGAGCGGTAAAAAAATGCTGCTCGGGGCCAGTGAGGAAGCTGTTTCTTACGGTGCAACCACATTTATGGTTTATACAGGCGCTCCTCAAAATACGCGTAGAAAGCCTATTGAAGACTTGAACATTGAAGCGGGGCGCCGTCATATGGAGCAAAACGGCATTATAGATATTGTCGTTCATGCTCCCTATATTATCAACCTTGGTAATACAATCAAGCCGGAAACATTTCAGCTTGGGGTAGATTTTCTTCAAATGGAAATTGAGCGTTCAACGGCTGTCGGTGCCAGCCAGATCGTGCTTCATCCGGGCGCTCATGTCGGTGCAGGAACGGAAGCTGGGTTGAAAAAAATTGCGGAAGGCTTAAATGAAGTGCTTCAGCAGGATCAAACTGTGCAAATTGCACTTGAGACAATGGCGGGAAAAGGAACGGAATGCGGCCGCCAGTTTGAAGAAATCGCCATGATTATGGATATGGTGAATCATAATGATAAGCTGTCTGTCTGCTTTGACACCTGCCATACACATGATGCGGGTTACCCGATTCGAGAAGACTTTGACGGAGTCCTCGACCAATTTGACCGGATTATCGGTATTGACCGCTTGAAGGTGCTGCATATCAATGACAGCAAAAATGAGCGCGGCGCCGGTAAAGACCGGCACGAAAATATCGGCTTTGGCTATATTGGCTTTGATGCGCTGTCTTATATCGTGCATCATCCTCAGTTGACTGATATTCCTAAAATCTTGGAAACACCTTATATAGGAGAAGATAAAAATACAAAAAAACCCCCATACCTTCAGGAGATTGCCATGCTTCGAGGCAAGCAATTTGATGAAGGCATAAGGGGAAAAATTGTAGCAGGCGTTATAACTTAAGGAAGTGCATATATGGACGGAGCATTTTTTCAAGCGCTGCGGCTTCTCGTTTGCCGAGAATCCTTTCAGCTGCTTGAAAAAGCTCGGTCCTTTTTGTTTCGGAAAACAAATCAACTTCGTGGCGGGCGAGCCAGTCGATAAACTGATCTGCCTGCTTTTCGGTCAAGGAAACTTGGAATTTTCTTGCTTGCTCCATCAGCTCAGCTTTTGTGATGGTTTGAACACGGCGATTGATCATTTGATGAAGAGGCTGCATACCGGGCTCCTTTCCTGAGGTCACTTCATTTACTTGAGAGCGGCCATCCTGTATACTGGATAGTGTTTAAATCGTAATCATTCTTACCTTAAAGGAGTTCTATATATGAAGGAAAAACCGCCTGTCATTGATATACGCGACGTGAACTTTCGTTATGACCGCGAAAATGTTCTCGAGCGGATCAATCTGTCGATTCCAAAAGGTTCCTTCGTCGGCCTGGTCGGCCCAAACGGATCTGGGAAATCAACATTATTAAAAATTATATTAGGCTTATTAAAAGCCAAAGAGGGGCACGTAGAACTTTTTGGTGTCCCGCAAGATAAATTTAAGGAATGGGACCGGATCGGTTTTGTTTCGCAAAAAGCGAATTCTTTTAATACCGGTTTTCCGGCAACTGTTTTTGAAGTCGTTATGGGCGGACTCGTTAAAAAAATGGGATTGTTCCGTCGTCCGGGCTCTAAAGAAAAGGAAGCGGTAGAACAGGCTGTTCGCGCTGTTGGAATGGAGTCTTTTTTAACACGCAATATCGGTGATTTATCCGGCGGCCAGCAGCAGCGTGTATTCATTGCCCGGGCTATCGTATCCAATCCATCTGTTTTAATTTTGGACGAGCCAACGGTTGGGGTAGACAGCCAAAATGTCGAATCATTTTACCATATGCTGACGCATTTGAATCAAGACCTGGGGATGACGCTGCTGCTTGTCACGCATGACATTGGCGCTATTACCGACAAAGTGACACATGTGGCCTGCTTAAATAAGTATCTGCATTTTCACGGCAGTATGCAGCAATTTGTAGAACTGGATGAGCAAGAACTGTCCGATTTATATGGACATGGCATCCGCCTGCTTGATCATCATCACGATCACTGAAGGGAAGACCATTATGATAGAAGCTATTTTCACCTATGAGTTTTTGCAGAATGCGTTTTTATCCGGCGCGATTATTGGTATTATCGCGCCGCTGCTCGGCGCATTCATAGTAGTACGCCGTTTGTCTCTCATTGCAGATGCGCTAAGCCACGTTACGCTGTCAGGCATTGCGGCAGGCCTGCTTCTTGGACAAACCTTTCCGGCGCTTTCCGCTGTAAACCCGCTTTATTTTGGAATGGTATTTTCCGTTGGGGGCTCCCTGCTGGTGGAACGGCTGCGAAACGTATATAAACATTATCAAGAGCTGGCCATCCCGATTATGATGTCCGGAGGAATTGGACTTGGCGTTATTCTGATTTCCATTGCAAACGGGTTTAATACAGATTTGTTCAGCTATTTATTCGGCAGTGTCAGCGCGGTGAGCCGAAATGATTTATATGCTGTTATCGGAATCAGCATCATTGTTCTCGTTACAGTGTACTTACTGTATAAGGAATTGTTTGTTTTATCGTTTGATGAAGAGTATGCAAAAGCCTCAGGCATCCCATCTAAGGCCGTACATCTCGCATTTATTATTTTAACAGCTCTTGTGATTGCCGTTTCGATGAGAATCGTCGGTGTTTTGCTTGTGTCGGCTTTAATGACACTTCCTGTTGCGGCTGCTATGCGGATTGCGAAAGGATTTAAGCAAACCATCTGGCTGTCTGTTTTATTTGGAGAAGTTTCCGTGATTGCCGGCTTAATCAGTGCTTTTTATCTTGACCTGGCACCGGGCGGAACGATCGTTGTAACGTCTATTATTATTTTGTTAGGTGTCATTTTGTGGAAAAAAGAGAAAAACTAGTAAAGAGGGGTCCATCATGAATTTAACAAAAGCGATGGAAATCATGAAAGAAAAAGGCTATAAGCAGACAGGAAAGCGGGAGGAAATGCTGGCACTGTTTGCAAGACAGGATAAATACTTAACGGCAAAAGATGTTCTCGAAGAAATGAAGCATGACTATCCGGGCCTGAGTTTTGATACGATTTACCGGAATTTGGCTCTTTTTGCTGAAATGAATATATTGGAAGAAACCGAGCTGTCGGGCGAGCGCCATTTCCGCTTTGCCTGTTCTCATAATCATCACCATCACCACTTTATTTGCATGGAATGCGGAAAAACAAAAGAAATAGATATGTGTCCCATGAACGAAGTGAGGGAGCTCGCAGGCTGCGAGATTACCGGACACAAGTTTGAAGTATACGGCAAGTGTGAAAAATGCATGAAAAAAGCGTGACCAAAAGAATTTCTTTTGGTCACGCTTTTTTATGTGTGTATAAGCGGGTGGATTTCGCCTTGCTCAAGCCATTGCTGAACCCACAAATCCGCTTCATGCCAATTATTCACGCGAACGACACGATCGGGAACGGGATCTTGATTATAAGGTGTGTTAAATAAAACAACGGGAATGTGCAGCTCTTCTGCCAGCGTAACGGCATTATCGTGTTTATCTTCAAAGAAAATATCCACCTTGTGCCGTTTTGCTGCTTCCACTTTATCATGAGAGCCGATTAATTCGATATGATCATAATAAATTTGCTTATCTTGAAACCACTTTTCAGTGACATCAAAAAGATGCTGGCGTCTTGCGCTTATAAAAAGCAGGTGAAACTGTTTCTGCCATTTCGCTAAAATGCTGTCCGCTCCCTCCGCCAAAGGGGAAGCGGCATAAATAGCAGGCTCTGTTTGATCAAACCAATCCCGCATTTTGTCAGGCGGAATGTTCAAAGCAGCTGATAAATCATACTGTTTGATATCCTCAAGGGTAATATTAAGTGAGAAAGCTTCGTTAAGAAAAGGAACGAGGCTTGCTGGACAAGTGACTGTACCGTCAATATCTATACCGAACCGTTTTTGTGACATTGCAATCACTGCTCGACCGCAAGCGCTTGTTTCCGTTGATACTCTTCCGCAATCAAGTCAATCTCTTTTTTCAATTCTTCAACCATTGTTTCTTCCGGTACTTTTCGAACCGTTTTACCGTGGCGGAACAGAAGACCTTCACCGCGGGCGCCCGCAATACCAATGTCCGCTTCGCGTGCCTCACCTGGACCATTTACTGCACAGCCAAGTACCGCTACTTTAATAGGTGCTTTAATCTTGGAAATATATTCTTCTACTTCATTTGCAATTGAAATCAAGTCGATTTCAATTCGGCCGCATGTTGGACATGAAATAAGTGTAGCAGCGTTGGCAGCCAGGCCAAATGATTTCAGCAGCTCGCGTGCTACTTTCACTTCTTCAACCGGGTCGGCACTTAGTGAGATACGAAGCGTGTTCCCGATTCCTTTGCTTAAGATGGCACCAAGGCCCGCAGCACTTTTTACAGTTCCTGCAAAAAGAGTGCCGGATTCCGTGATCCCCAGGTGCAGCGGGTAATCAAATGCTTTTGCTGCTTTTTCATATGCTTCGATAGCTAAATTTACATCCGATGCTTTCATGGAAACAATGATGTCATGAAAGTCAAGATCTTCTAAAATTTTAATGTGATGAAGCGCACTTTCAACCATGCCGTCTGCTGTCGGATAGCCGTACTTTTCAAGAATTTTACGCTCTAAGCTTCCAGCGTTAACGCCAATTCGAATAGGCACACCTTTCGCTTTTGCTGCATTTACAACAGCTTCCACTTTCTCACGGCGTCCAATATTGCCCGGGTTGATACGGATTTTATCAACGCCTGCTTCAATCGCTTTAAGCGCTAATTTATAATCAAAATGAATATCAGCAACGAGCGGAATGTTAATTTGACTCTTGATCGCCGCAAGCGCATCGGCAGCGCGCTCGTCCGGAACGGCAACGCGTACAACTTGGCAGCCCGCTTCTTCAAGGCGGTTTATTTCAGCAACTGTTGCTTCAACATCGTGTGTTTTTGTTGTGGTCATACTTTGAATAACAACCTGGTCGTTTCCGCCAATCGTTAAATTGCCAACTTTCACTGGACGGGTTTTCGTGCGGTGGGTGATTTCACTCAATGGTGATTCGCTCCTTTAAAAGTTAATCTGACTATCATATCTGTTTCATTCTATCAGAGGAACGGCTGTTCAGACAACAATTCCGTTTACCTTGTTGCGTGGGGCAGCCAGCGGATAGAAAGATACAGCATAATCGTTACAATGAGCCAGTCTGCTGCGTATGCATAAGGAAAAGTCCAATTCGCCCAGTCTATTAGCACAGTGACAAAAACAGACAGTGTAAGCGCGTGGGTGCTCAGTCGAAATAAATGCCGGTATTCGCCTCGTTTACTGAGAAAGGAGATCAAAAAAAGTCCAATACCGGCAAAAACTGCTGCTTTTAAAAACAGCCCAAATGACAGCAGAATATAATAGAAAAGGAGAACAACTGGTATATAAATAAAGAGCATTTGGCGTGTAAATTCTTCGTTTGCTGCTAAAGAAGGCAGGATACTTTCAATCGCTTTTGCAGGAGAAGAGCCGGCTGTAAGATGGATGAAAACGGACAAGCAGGAAGGAAGGCACAAAATAAAAGACAGGATAAAAAGATATTGAATCGTTTTGCCGATCCCCAGCAGGCGGGAAGCAGCAATATATTTCGGCGAGTAAAGACTTTTAAATAATCTCTTATATAGCGGCATAAACCAAAATCCTCTCATTTAATGGAATCCCTTTCATTATATAGCAGGAGAAAGAGAGAAAGCCATCCCGGTTTCAAAGCAAAAGGGCCGTTTGGACCCTCTATCCTTCTGCGGGCATAATCATTGCGCCATGTTCACAATTTTGTTAATCTTAGTTATGTTAGGTAAATCACTTTATTTTGGGAGGAATTAAACAATGGCTTTTGAATTACCACAGCTACCTTATGCGTATGATGCACTAGAACCCCACATCGATAAAGAAACGATGAACATCCATCACACAAAACATCACAACACGTACGTTACAAACTTAAACGCAGCCCTAGAAGGAAATGAAGAGCTTCTTTCTAAATCAGTAGAAGAAGTGATTGCAAACTTAGATGCAGTTCCTGAATCTGCACGTACTGCGGTTCGCAACAACGGCGGCGGCCATGCAAACCATTCTCTTTTCTGGCAGCTTCTTTCGCCAAACGGCGGCGGCGCGCCAACTGGAAAGCTTGCGGAAGCAATCGATGCAAAATTCGGAAGCTTTGACGCGTTCAAAGAAGAATTTGCAAAAGCGGGAGCTACACGCTTCGGTTCAGGCTGGGCATGGCTTTCTGTTGCAAATGGCGAACTTGATCTTTCAAGCACACCAAACCAGGACTCTCCAGTTATGGAAGGCAAAACACCAATCCTTGGCCTTGACGTTTGGGAGCATG from Domibacillus sp. DTU_2020_1001157_1_SI_ALB_TIR_016 encodes:
- the ispG gene encoding flavodoxin-dependent (E)-4-hydroxy-3-methylbut-2-enyl-diphosphate synthase, yielding MTHRTKTRPVKVGNLTIGGNDQVVIQSMTTTKTHDVEATVAEINRLEEAGCQVVRVAVPDERAADALAAIKSQINIPLVADIHFDYKLALKAIEAGVDKIRINPGNIGRREKVEAVVNAAKAKGVPIRIGVNAGSLERKILEKYGYPTADGMVESALHHIKILEDLDFHDIIVSMKASDVNLAIEAYEKAAKAFDYPLHLGITESGTLFAGTVKSAAGLGAILSKGIGNTLRISLSADPVEEVKVARELLKSFGLAANAATLISCPTCGRIEIDLISIANEVEEYISKIKAPIKVAVLGCAVNGPGEAREADIGIAGARGEGLLFRHGKTVRKVPEETMVEELKKEIDLIAEEYQRKQALAVEQ
- a CDS encoding DUF1189 family protein, with translation MPLYKRLFKSLYSPKYIAASRLLGIGKTIQYLFILSFILCLPSCLSVFIHLTAGSSPAKAIESILPSLAANEEFTRQMLFIYIPVVLLFYYILLSFGLFLKAAVFAGIGLFLISFLSKRGEYRHLFRLSTHALTLSVFVTVLIDWANWTFPYAYAADWLIVTIMLYLSIRWLPHATR
- a CDS encoding superoxide dismutase — encoded protein: MAFELPQLPYAYDALEPHIDKETMNIHHTKHHNTYVTNLNAALEGNEELLSKSVEEVIANLDAVPESARTAVRNNGGGHANHSLFWQLLSPNGGGAPTGKLAEAIDAKFGSFDAFKEEFAKAGATRFGSGWAWLSVANGELDLSSTPNQDSPVMEGKTPILGLDVWEHAYYLNYQNRRPDYIAAFWNVVNWDEVSKRYEAAL